In Acidisarcina polymorpha, one DNA window encodes the following:
- a CDS encoding tyrosine-type recombinase/integrase has product MKEQANDLLNAPSPKTLPGIRDRAVLALLLGCGLRRAELLRINIEDLQQREGRWVLPDMAGKGGRVRTVTVPAGVKSRIDAWLCASGISQGRLFRPVTKAGVLAGEEIRDEKAVWRLVMRYAKTSGLGKLAPHDLRRTCAKLCRKAGGELEQIQLLLGHASIQTTERYLGTEQALAHAVNDAIGLDIA; this is encoded by the coding sequence ATGAAGGAGCAGGCCAACGATCTCCTCAACGCCCCCAGCCCGAAGACCCTGCCCGGGATTCGCGACCGGGCGGTCCTCGCCCTGCTGCTCGGCTGCGGGCTGCGCCGGGCGGAGCTGCTCCGGATCAATATAGAAGACCTCCAGCAGCGGGAGGGTCGCTGGGTGCTACCCGACATGGCAGGGAAGGGTGGCCGGGTCCGGACCGTGACCGTGCCGGCCGGGGTGAAGAGCCGCATCGACGCCTGGCTTTGCGCTTCCGGGATCAGCCAAGGCCGGCTCTTCCGGCCGGTCACCAAGGCGGGGGTCCTTGCCGGCGAGGAGATCCGGGACGAAAAGGCGGTCTGGCGCCTGGTGATGCGCTATGCCAAGACGAGCGGTCTGGGGAAGCTCGCGCCCCACGACCTGCGTCGCACCTGCGCGAAACTCTGCAGAAAGGCGGGCGGGGAGCTCGAACAGATCCAGCTGCTGCTTGGCCATGCCTCCATCCAAACCACGGAGCGCTATCTCGGCACCGAACAGGCCCTTGCCCATGCCGTCAACGACGCGATCGGCCTCGACATAGCGTGA
- a CDS encoding IS6 family transposase, which translates to MVAKVLKRLHYPLDVILLCVRWYSAYPLSLRHLEEMMAERGTSVDHSTVHRWAIKLLPVLEKAFRRVKRKVGRSWRMDETYIKVKGEWKYLYRAVDKAGKTVDFLLRAHRDKAAARTFFEQAIERNGAPEKVTIDKSGSNVAALETINAERGKQILVRQAKYLNNIVEQDHRGVKRRTRPMLGFKDVRCARILLSGIELMRMISKGQMKTGRSGQIPAQQFYSLAA; encoded by the coding sequence ATGGTGGCAAAGGTATTAAAGCGGTTGCATTATCCACTGGATGTGATTCTGCTTTGTGTTCGCTGGTATAGTGCGTATCCGTTGAGCCTCCGGCATCTGGAGGAAATGATGGCCGAGCGTGGGACTTCTGTCGATCACTCGACCGTGCACCGTTGGGCGATCAAATTGTTGCCAGTCCTGGAGAAGGCGTTCAGGCGCGTCAAGCGCAAGGTGGGGAGGAGTTGGCGGATGGACGAGACCTACATCAAGGTGAAGGGCGAGTGGAAGTATCTATACCGCGCCGTCGATAAGGCAGGCAAGACCGTCGATTTCTTGCTGCGGGCGCATCGCGACAAGGCCGCGGCACGCACGTTCTTTGAACAGGCGATCGAACGGAATGGCGCACCAGAAAAAGTAACCATCGATAAGAGTGGCTCGAATGTGGCGGCTTTGGAAACCATCAACGCCGAACGAGGGAAGCAGATCCTCGTGCGCCAGGCCAAGTATCTAAACAACATCGTTGAGCAAGACCATCGTGGGGTGAAACGTCGAACCAGACCGATGCTCGGCTTCAAGGATGTTCGCTGCGCTCGCATCCTTCTTTCCGGCATTGAACTCATGCGCATGATCAGCAAAGGACAAATGAAAACTGGCCGTAGCGGACAAATCCCTGCACAGCAGTTCTACTCCTTGGCAGCATAA
- a CDS encoding RES family NAD+ phosphorylase: MLDTKTPITPLFRLGRKPDPWDPPDWSRAQLDGTFGNRFDDPRGNYRVLYAATQRVACFVETLARFRPDLTLIAELQAIAGEDDHVPLGTVPSDWYEPRVMGEAAVTGAYADLYGASWVSHLRQVLARDCIALGLQDLDDSVLQQGEPRRLTQLASLKVYETGFDGIYYRSRYGHDLENWALF; encoded by the coding sequence ATGTTGGATACGAAAACGCCCATTACACCGCTCTTTCGGCTTGGGCGAAAACCAGATCCCTGGGATCCGCCTGATTGGTCCCGTGCCCAGCTCGACGGGACTTTTGGAAATCGCTTCGATGATCCGAGAGGGAACTATCGCGTTCTCTACGCTGCCACACAGCGAGTCGCCTGCTTCGTTGAAACGCTTGCGCGATTTCGACCAGATCTCACCCTGATCGCCGAACTGCAAGCAATTGCAGGAGAAGACGACCATGTACCTTTGGGTACCGTACCAAGCGATTGGTACGAGCCCCGCGTGATGGGTGAGGCGGCAGTGACGGGGGCCTATGCTGATCTCTATGGCGCCAGCTGGGTCAGCCATCTACGTCAGGTTCTGGCGAGAGACTGCATTGCATTAGGTCTCCAAGATCTTGACGACTCCGTGCTTCAGCAAGGGGAACCGCGTCGCCTCACCCAGCTGGCCTCGCTGAAGGTGTATGAGACTGGATTCGACGGCATTTATTATCGCTCTCGCTATGGACATGATCTCGAGAACTGGGCTCTTTTTTGA
- a CDS encoding DUF2384 domain-containing protein, producing the protein MATAVALPRPDLAAHREALTLQWQEIVKRLIDMIGRKLTAYIAGVKDVRALDRWIAGVEPYGDVEARLRFAYQVARTLIEHDSPRVVQAWLTGVNPELGDRVPLRLLKEGNLDEIAPKILGAARAFIAGA; encoded by the coding sequence ATGGCGACTGCCGTTGCCCTTCCGAGACCGGATCTTGCTGCTCATCGTGAAGCTCTAACACTCCAGTGGCAGGAGATCGTTAAGCGCCTTATTGATATGATCGGGCGCAAGCTCACGGCCTATATAGCGGGGGTGAAAGATGTTCGAGCGCTCGACCGTTGGATAGCTGGAGTTGAGCCGTACGGAGATGTAGAAGCTCGCCTTCGCTTCGCGTACCAAGTAGCGCGGACATTAATCGAACACGATTCACCTCGGGTCGTTCAGGCATGGTTGACGGGAGTCAATCCTGAGTTGGGAGACAGAGTTCCCCTACGTCTCTTGAAGGAAGGTAATTTGGACGAGATCGCACCTAAGATTCTGGGAGCTGCCAGAGCGTTTATTGCTGGAGCATAG
- a CDS encoding site-specific integrase, with protein MRTESARQYELATTIAPDNPSYRAILFPMTAELEIELQPAGNRPSEAFLIDLVVNGVTSEHSRRSYKTGLKAFFTWIRLSGAGRAFTKALVQQYRSSLLDQGLSASTVNLRLSPIRKLAREMADNQLLDPARPRPSSVCPGLRSAATGQGTG; from the coding sequence GTGCGCACGGAATCCGCACGGCAATATGAATTAGCGACAACTATAGCACCCGATAATCCCAGTTATCGTGCTATTCTCTTTCCAATGACCGCCGAACTCGAGATCGAGCTCCAACCGGCAGGGAACCGGCCCTCGGAGGCATTCCTGATCGACCTGGTGGTCAACGGGGTGACCTCGGAGCACTCGCGGCGCTCCTACAAGACCGGTCTCAAGGCTTTTTTCACCTGGATCAGGCTCTCCGGGGCCGGCCGGGCCTTTACAAAAGCTTTGGTTCAGCAGTACCGGTCCTCACTCCTCGACCAGGGGCTCTCCGCCTCGACCGTCAACCTCCGGCTCTCACCAATCCGCAAGCTCGCCCGCGAGATGGCCGACAACCAGCTGCTCGACCCGGCGCGGCCGCGGCCATCGAGCGTGTGCCCGGGATTGAGAAGCGCGGCAACCGGGCAGGGAACTGGCTGA